The Mycolicibacterium boenickei genome has a segment encoding these proteins:
- a CDS encoding MDR family MFS transporter has translation MSSPSTTAEQASGAALLSVRRRNLVFVAVLLGMLLASLNQTIVATALPTVVADLGGAGHQAWVVTSYLLASTVVTAVVGKVGDIFGRKVVYQAAVLCFLVGSVLSGLSGSMVMLVAARALQGIGGGAIMVTSSALIAEVIPLRDRGRYQGALGAVFGVTTVAGPLLGGFVTDHLGWRWAFWLSIPVGLVVLVVAAATIPALTSRPSRPVIDYAGIVWVGIGASGLTLATSLGGELAWTSPTIIGLVVGSILALAMFVRAETEAAEPILPMRLFRNPVFTMCCVLSLVVGFAMLGALTFMPTFMQFVDGVSPSESGLRTMPMVLGLLITSTVSGSLVGRTGRYKIYPVAGTAIMLVGFVLLSRMNAATPIPLQSLYLLILGAGIGMCMQVLVLIVQNTSDFSDLGVATSGVTFFRTIGSSFGAAIFGSLFAGFLSDRLPGALAASGAPPAAGASPKALHELPPEVAAPIVTAYSDALDLVFLCAAPVALIGLIVALFLKEVPLVEAEAAVDLGEGFGMPSAESSDQVLETVVSRLMRSSPEVRLRSVAGTAGCELDVAGLWALLKIYRHGQIFGSARLTEIADRLVVPYEVLEPTFNRLVQDGYVLRTGDSLWLTQRGVRQVDGVSAALVGRIVDKLGESPSFEGRPDRAQVEAALERIAHRVVVQRDWGDDREAELTSSGTKN, from the coding sequence ATGTCCAGCCCATCAACCACCGCCGAGCAGGCCTCGGGCGCGGCGCTGCTGAGCGTGCGCAGACGCAACCTGGTGTTCGTCGCCGTTCTGCTCGGCATGCTGCTGGCCTCGCTCAACCAGACCATCGTCGCCACCGCGCTCCCGACGGTGGTGGCGGATCTCGGCGGCGCCGGCCATCAGGCGTGGGTGGTGACGAGCTACCTGCTCGCCTCCACGGTCGTCACCGCGGTGGTCGGGAAGGTCGGCGACATCTTCGGCCGCAAAGTCGTGTACCAGGCCGCGGTCCTGTGTTTTCTCGTCGGATCGGTCCTCAGCGGCCTGTCCGGTTCGATGGTCATGCTGGTGGCCGCGCGAGCCCTGCAGGGCATCGGTGGCGGCGCGATCATGGTGACCTCCTCGGCCCTCATCGCCGAGGTGATCCCACTGCGAGACCGCGGGCGGTACCAGGGTGCGCTCGGGGCGGTATTCGGTGTCACGACCGTGGCGGGTCCGCTGCTCGGCGGCTTCGTCACCGATCACCTCGGCTGGCGATGGGCGTTCTGGCTCAGCATCCCGGTCGGCCTGGTCGTGCTCGTGGTCGCGGCCGCCACCATCCCGGCGCTGACGTCCCGGCCGAGCCGTCCGGTGATCGATTACGCCGGAATCGTCTGGGTCGGAATCGGGGCGTCCGGTCTGACCCTGGCCACCAGCCTCGGCGGCGAGCTGGCTTGGACGTCGCCGACCATCATCGGTCTGGTCGTCGGGTCGATCCTGGCCCTGGCGATGTTCGTGCGGGCGGAAACCGAGGCGGCCGAACCGATTCTGCCCATGCGGCTGTTCCGGAACCCTGTGTTCACCATGTGCTGCGTGCTGTCGTTGGTGGTCGGCTTCGCGATGCTCGGTGCGCTGACGTTCATGCCCACCTTCATGCAGTTCGTCGACGGCGTCTCGCCGTCGGAATCCGGGCTGCGGACGATGCCGATGGTGCTCGGGCTGCTGATCACCTCGACCGTCAGCGGCAGTCTGGTGGGCCGCACCGGGCGCTACAAGATCTATCCGGTCGCGGGCACGGCGATCATGCTCGTGGGCTTCGTGCTGCTGTCGCGGATGAATGCCGCGACACCGATCCCGCTGCAATCGCTGTATCTGCTGATCCTCGGCGCCGGTATCGGCATGTGCATGCAGGTGCTCGTGCTCATCGTGCAGAACACGTCCGATTTCTCGGATCTGGGCGTCGCGACGTCCGGGGTGACGTTCTTCCGGACCATCGGGAGTTCGTTCGGTGCCGCCATTTTCGGCTCACTGTTCGCCGGATTCCTCTCGGACCGGCTGCCGGGGGCACTCGCCGCGAGCGGGGCTCCGCCCGCCGCGGGTGCGTCGCCCAAGGCCCTGCACGAGCTGCCGCCGGAAGTCGCCGCACCGATCGTGACCGCCTACTCCGATGCGTTGGACCTGGTGTTCCTGTGCGCCGCGCCGGTGGCGCTCATCGGCTTGATCGTGGCGCTGTTCCTCAAGGAGGTGCCGTTGGTCGAGGCGGAGGCGGCCGTCGACCTCGGCGAAGGTTTCGGCATGCCGAGCGCGGAATCCTCGGATCAGGTGCTGGAGACGGTGGTCAGCCGCTTGATGCGCAGCTCGCCGGAGGTCAGGCTGCGTAGCGTCGCCGGAACGGCGGGATGCGAGTTGGACGTGGCCGGGCTGTGGGCTCTGCTCAAGATCTACCGGCACGGCCAGATATTCGGCTCCGCGCGCCTGACGGAGATCGCTGATCGGCTTGTCGTGCCCTACGAAGTGCTCGAGCCGACCTTCAACCGCCTGGTACAGGACGGATATGTGTTGCGTACCGGGGACAGCCTGTGGCTGACCCAGCGCGGGGTCCGCCAGGTCGACGGTGTGTCCGCGGCGCTGGTCGGGCGGATCGTCGACAAGCTGGGCGAATCGCCGTCCTTCGAGGGGCGCCCGGACCGGGCCCAGGTGGAGGCCGCCCTGGAGCGCATCGCCCACCGGGTCGTGGTGCAGCGGGACTGGGGTGACGACCGGGAGGCGGAACTGACCAGCTCGGGAACCAAAAACTAG
- a CDS encoding carboxymuconolactone decarboxylase family protein, producing MSRIGEFPDDDVAGWILRSPEIGTAMANYTNAVYTKGRLPLRVRELARMVIALDNECVVCQNTRDSDGAAAGVDEDLYDHAAEWRTWPGYSPQERIAAEFAERFASDHTGLRDDEDFWERAGEQFDAELLTDLALSCAMWLGMGRMLRTLDIGQTCKITL from the coding sequence ATGAGCCGTATCGGAGAATTTCCCGACGACGACGTGGCCGGCTGGATCCTCAGGTCTCCCGAGATCGGCACCGCCATGGCCAACTACACGAACGCGGTGTACACCAAGGGGCGGTTGCCGTTGCGGGTGCGCGAGCTGGCCCGGATGGTGATCGCGCTCGACAACGAATGCGTGGTGTGCCAGAACACCCGCGACTCGGACGGAGCCGCGGCCGGGGTGGACGAGGATCTCTACGATCACGCCGCCGAGTGGCGGACCTGGCCGGGCTACAGCCCGCAGGAGCGCATCGCCGCCGAGTTCGCCGAGCGCTTCGCGAGCGATCACACCGGACTGCGTGACGACGAGGACTTCTGGGAGCGGGCCGGCGAGCAGTTCGACGCCGAACTGCTGACGGACCTGGCGTTGTCGTGTGCCATGTGGCTCGGAATGGGCCGGATGCTGCGCACCCTCGACATCGGCCAAACCTGCAAGATCACGCTCTAG